The following proteins come from a genomic window of Notamacropus eugenii isolate mMacEug1 chromosome X, mMacEug1.pri_v2, whole genome shotgun sequence:
- the LOC140516215 gene encoding uncharacterized protein isoform X2, with the protein MEETLGTVTMDASEIPSYGGGDLDLAELSIWKKRKEGRTVSSESMLPYYTAASGHAVGMFNTSMGELQKQLYKGEYDAFKYAPMFESDFIQISKRGEVIDVHNRVRMVTVGIASTSPILPLPNVMLLARPVAHIEDQPPPKASSKTKMQHPHPSKTLELTRLLPLKFVKISLHDRDKQQLRLKLASGRSFYLQLCPSSDAREDLFSYWEKLIYLLRPPVEGYSSTHAIPAGDGVEVPVFMAEEKSPEPILHSEEEQDKVSIQSLHIMPDRPSHKINMAAAAGEGFPSPRVTEKDLMTHHYTIQGVPSMSPPSTPSIPSMAVVAAASRGPTSKAMAGGSPGMGAATAGGEGPGLSVALAGTATGQITETISASSVSLGLAGAASMSPDSMSIASVGTDSLTTPSGHVSMASAGPGSIAVAGLGTITPLGPESRLVSTLQSEGYISELDGSQRVTMASPKAPKEGKSSRRHSQHREGQPHKGAENESSSGHRSSRRAMTPKETQKSSHRPRGSRHSPCSRKATSRSPSAKGSRTSHKSVKSKSSASAPPTAPTKKPSRIASFLRSFSRSSQSTKSTSVLTNVGDAAEACKAFTTEIDISTILENVKSAELEMETIADILSPMSAEEEEGEEEEGEEDEGEGEGEEEGEGEGEQQQLFSLPMDSMGDAKGPVPSPVPSLESQH; encoded by the exons atggAAGAAACACTGGGGACAGTGACCATGGATGCTTCCGAAATTCCCTCTTACGGAGGTGGCGACCTTGATCTAGCAGAG CTGTccatttggaagaaaagaaaggaagggaggaccGTGAGCAGCGAGTCCATGCTCCCTTACTATACAGCAGCCAGCGGGCACGCTGTGGGCATGTTCAACACATCCATGGGGGAGCTGCAGAAGCAGCTGTACAAGGGGGAATACGATGCTTTCAAGTATGCCCCCATGTTCGAGAGCGACTTCATTCAG ATCAgcaagagaggggaagtgattgaCGTGCATAACCGGGTACGCATGGTGACTGTGGGCATTGCATCCACCAGCCCCATTCTGCCTTTGCCCAATGTCATGCTCCTGGCCCGGCCTGTTGCACACATTGAGGACCAGCCCCCTCCAAAAGCCAGCTCCAAGACCAAGATGCAGCACCCTCACCCTTCAAAAACCCTGGAGCTAACCAG GCTACTCCCCCTGAAATTTGTGAAGATTTCTCTGCATGATCGTGACAAGCAGCAGCTTCGGCTGAAGCTGGCTAGCGGCCGATCGTTCTACCTGCAACTCTGCCCGTCTTCCGATGCCCGTGAGGACCTCTTCTCCTACTGGGAGAAGCTCATCTACCTCCTGCGGCCCCCGGTTGAGGGCTACAGCAGCACCCATGCCATTCCTGCTGGGGATGGGGTCGAAGTGCCTGTTTTCATGGCTGAAGAGAAATCTCCT GAGCCAATTCTCCACAGTGAAGAGGAGCAGGATAAAGTGAGTATCCAGAGTCTTCACATAATGCCTGACAGGCCCAGCCACAAAATCAACATGGCAGCTGCAGCTGGGGAAGGCTTCCCTAGCCCAAGAGTCACTGAGAAGGACCTGATGACCCATCACTACACCATCCAAGGGGTGCCCAGCATGTCCCCACCCAGTACACCATCCATCCCAAGCATGGCCGTGGTAGCTGCTGCCAGCAGGGGTCCCACCAGCAAGGCCATGGCTGGGGGCTCCCCAGGCATGGGGGCAGCCACAGCAGGAGGTGAGGGGCCAGGCCTCAGTGTAGCCCTGGCTGGGACTGCAACTGGGCAGATAACAGAGACCATATCTGCCAGCAGTGTGAGTCTAGGGCTGGCTGGTGCTGCCAGCATGTCACCAGACTCGATGAGCATAGCTTCTGTGGGCACGGATAGCCTAACCACCCCCTCAGGCCACGTAAGCATGGCCTCTGCTGGACCTGGGAGCATAGCTGTAGCAGGCCTAGGAACCATCACCCCACTTGGGCCCGAGTCCCGCCTCGTGTCCACCTTGCAGAGTGAGGGCTACATAAGTGAGCTGGATGGAAGTCAGAGGGTGACCATGGCCAGCCCCAAGGCACCCAAGGAAGGAAAGTCATCGCGGAGGCACTCCCAGCACAGAGAAGGCCAACCCCACAAAGGGGCCGAGAACGAAAGCAGCAGTGGTCACAGGTCATCTCGGAGGGCTATGACTCCCAAGGAGACCCAGAAATCCAGCCACCGACCCCGGGGAAGCCGCCACAGCCCATGTTCCCGCAAAGCCACCAGCCGCAGCCCATCTGCAAAGGGTTCCAG GACCTCTCATAAATCGGTGAAGAGTAAGAGCTCAGCCAGTGCCCCCC CCACTGCCCCGACTAAGAAGCCCAGCCGTATCGCCTCCTTCTTGCGCAGCTTCTCCCGCTCTAGCCAGAGCACCAAAAGCACCTCAGTCCTCACCAATGTTGGGGATGCAGCAGAAGCCTGCAAGGCCTTCACCACTGAGATCGACATAAGCACTATCCTGGAGAATGTGAAGAGTGCTGAGCTAGAGATGGAGACCATCGCAGACATACTATCACCGATGtcagcagaggaggaggagggggaggaagaagaaggggaggaggatgagggggagggggagggggaggaggagggggagggggagggggagcagcaACAACTATTCAGCCTGCCGATGGACTCAATGGGAGATGCCAAGGGGCCTGTGCCAAGCCCTGTCCCCTCCCTGGAGTCCCAGCATTAG
- the LOC140516215 gene encoding uncharacterized protein isoform X1 translates to MEETLGTVTMDASEIPSYGGGDLDLAEVTPPHGVAGPLLSIWKKRKEGRTVSSESMLPYYTAASGHAVGMFNTSMGELQKQLYKGEYDAFKYAPMFESDFIQISKRGEVIDVHNRVRMVTVGIASTSPILPLPNVMLLARPVAHIEDQPPPKASSKTKMQHPHPSKTLELTRLLPLKFVKISLHDRDKQQLRLKLASGRSFYLQLCPSSDAREDLFSYWEKLIYLLRPPVEGYSSTHAIPAGDGVEVPVFMAEEKSPEPILHSEEEQDKVSIQSLHIMPDRPSHKINMAAAAGEGFPSPRVTEKDLMTHHYTIQGVPSMSPPSTPSIPSMAVVAAASRGPTSKAMAGGSPGMGAATAGGEGPGLSVALAGTATGQITETISASSVSLGLAGAASMSPDSMSIASVGTDSLTTPSGHVSMASAGPGSIAVAGLGTITPLGPESRLVSTLQSEGYISELDGSQRVTMASPKAPKEGKSSRRHSQHREGQPHKGAENESSSGHRSSRRAMTPKETQKSSHRPRGSRHSPCSRKATSRSPSAKGSRTSHKSVKSKSSASAPPTAPTKKPSRIASFLRSFSRSSQSTKSTSVLTNVGDAAEACKAFTTEIDISTILENVKSAELEMETIADILSPMSAEEEEGEEEEGEEDEGEGEGEEEGEGEGEQQQLFSLPMDSMGDAKGPVPSPVPSLESQH, encoded by the exons atggAAGAAACACTGGGGACAGTGACCATGGATGCTTCCGAAATTCCCTCTTACGGAGGTGGCGACCTTGATCTAGCAGAGGTGACCCCCCCCCATGGGGTGGCAGGGCCCCTG CTGTccatttggaagaaaagaaaggaagggaggaccGTGAGCAGCGAGTCCATGCTCCCTTACTATACAGCAGCCAGCGGGCACGCTGTGGGCATGTTCAACACATCCATGGGGGAGCTGCAGAAGCAGCTGTACAAGGGGGAATACGATGCTTTCAAGTATGCCCCCATGTTCGAGAGCGACTTCATTCAG ATCAgcaagagaggggaagtgattgaCGTGCATAACCGGGTACGCATGGTGACTGTGGGCATTGCATCCACCAGCCCCATTCTGCCTTTGCCCAATGTCATGCTCCTGGCCCGGCCTGTTGCACACATTGAGGACCAGCCCCCTCCAAAAGCCAGCTCCAAGACCAAGATGCAGCACCCTCACCCTTCAAAAACCCTGGAGCTAACCAG GCTACTCCCCCTGAAATTTGTGAAGATTTCTCTGCATGATCGTGACAAGCAGCAGCTTCGGCTGAAGCTGGCTAGCGGCCGATCGTTCTACCTGCAACTCTGCCCGTCTTCCGATGCCCGTGAGGACCTCTTCTCCTACTGGGAGAAGCTCATCTACCTCCTGCGGCCCCCGGTTGAGGGCTACAGCAGCACCCATGCCATTCCTGCTGGGGATGGGGTCGAAGTGCCTGTTTTCATGGCTGAAGAGAAATCTCCT GAGCCAATTCTCCACAGTGAAGAGGAGCAGGATAAAGTGAGTATCCAGAGTCTTCACATAATGCCTGACAGGCCCAGCCACAAAATCAACATGGCAGCTGCAGCTGGGGAAGGCTTCCCTAGCCCAAGAGTCACTGAGAAGGACCTGATGACCCATCACTACACCATCCAAGGGGTGCCCAGCATGTCCCCACCCAGTACACCATCCATCCCAAGCATGGCCGTGGTAGCTGCTGCCAGCAGGGGTCCCACCAGCAAGGCCATGGCTGGGGGCTCCCCAGGCATGGGGGCAGCCACAGCAGGAGGTGAGGGGCCAGGCCTCAGTGTAGCCCTGGCTGGGACTGCAACTGGGCAGATAACAGAGACCATATCTGCCAGCAGTGTGAGTCTAGGGCTGGCTGGTGCTGCCAGCATGTCACCAGACTCGATGAGCATAGCTTCTGTGGGCACGGATAGCCTAACCACCCCCTCAGGCCACGTAAGCATGGCCTCTGCTGGACCTGGGAGCATAGCTGTAGCAGGCCTAGGAACCATCACCCCACTTGGGCCCGAGTCCCGCCTCGTGTCCACCTTGCAGAGTGAGGGCTACATAAGTGAGCTGGATGGAAGTCAGAGGGTGACCATGGCCAGCCCCAAGGCACCCAAGGAAGGAAAGTCATCGCGGAGGCACTCCCAGCACAGAGAAGGCCAACCCCACAAAGGGGCCGAGAACGAAAGCAGCAGTGGTCACAGGTCATCTCGGAGGGCTATGACTCCCAAGGAGACCCAGAAATCCAGCCACCGACCCCGGGGAAGCCGCCACAGCCCATGTTCCCGCAAAGCCACCAGCCGCAGCCCATCTGCAAAGGGTTCCAG GACCTCTCATAAATCGGTGAAGAGTAAGAGCTCAGCCAGTGCCCCCC CCACTGCCCCGACTAAGAAGCCCAGCCGTATCGCCTCCTTCTTGCGCAGCTTCTCCCGCTCTAGCCAGAGCACCAAAAGCACCTCAGTCCTCACCAATGTTGGGGATGCAGCAGAAGCCTGCAAGGCCTTCACCACTGAGATCGACATAAGCACTATCCTGGAGAATGTGAAGAGTGCTGAGCTAGAGATGGAGACCATCGCAGACATACTATCACCGATGtcagcagaggaggaggagggggaggaagaagaaggggaggaggatgagggggagggggagggggaggaggagggggagggggagggggagcagcaACAACTATTCAGCCTGCCGATGGACTCAATGGGAGATGCCAAGGGGCCTGTGCCAAGCCCTGTCCCCTCCCTGGAGTCCCAGCATTAG